The stretch of DNA CTAATCAGGTATTCAATCATTGGTGTTTTTCCGGCCCCCCCTACTTCGAGATTTCCAACAGCAATCACTGGGATATCGAACTCGTGAGAATGAAAAATACCTTTGTTGTAAAAGTTGTTTCTCAACTTTACAACCAAACCATAAATAAGAGAAAAGGGAAGAAGTAATAATCGAAATGCTGACATAAAATAACGCTGATTCCCGGCGGCACAAAAAAAGAGAACAGTCGACAATACCCTATATCATCGACTGTTGTAGCTAAATAATTCTATTAATGATGGTGGCTGTGACCAGGACCGTGTACATGTCCGTGATCGATCTCAACCTGGGTTGCGTCACGCATTCCTTCTACTTTAACATCAAAATGTAAAGTTTCGCCAGCTAAAGGATGATTGCCATCAACTGTAACTTTATCACCATCAATATTTACAATACGGATAACCATTGGACCAGCTTCGCCTTGAGCCTGAAACTGCATACCTACTTCTAAAGGAGCATCAGGAGGGAAATTTTGGCGTTGAGCATCAAAAACAAGCTCATTGTTAAGTTCACCGTATCCATCAGCAGGAGCAACAGTTACCTTTTTAGCATCTCCAATAGTTAAACCTTCCAATTCTTTTTCTAAACCAGGGATAATATTGTAGCTACCATGAAGATACTCAAGAGGTTGGTTTGGCTGTGATTGGTCCAGCACTTCATTCTTATCATTGGTAAGAGTGTAAGAGATACTTACAACTTTGCCGTTTTTAATTGTTTCCATCTACTTTAAATTAGTAGTGCGAAGGTAACAAATACTGTTGAAAATATCAGAAACCTTGTATCATAGACTTATGCTTCCTATTCTCCAAGTATTTTCTTGCGGCCTGCGACATGGTAACAATACTAGCCCCGAGCATAATGACATCCTTTAGTACTAACCGACCAGCTGCACTTAAATAAGGAAAACCATGCTGAGAATCACCCAGCGCAGGAACCCAAGTTTCGGGTGTTGTGATTAGAAAAGAAAGTGTAACTAATGACATGCCGAAACTTAAAAAACTTCCAAATGCTGAAACACCCGGAAAAACCGGATAAAGCCCAATAAGAATACCCATTAATACAATAACACCTCCTAAACCATAAGAAAACTCATAAGTATTATTTGCTTCATGCCATGCAATATTTTCAGGTTTGTATTCTCCCTCTTTATTCATGTGCTTTTTATACTCAGGGGCATCATACTGATAGAAAAAATTCATTACAGGACTATTTGCAACAAACGGAACAATGCCGACGGCTTCATACCTGAAAGCTTTTAAACCTCCTATCCATAGTAAAACAATGATTAATCCGATTCGGCTAAGGTGACTTCCTAAATTTTGCAAGGATGCAGCATACGCGAATATTTTGTCCATCATATCTATATTTTTCACAAAAATACCCGCATGCTTATTCATAACTAATGGACAAATGCCACTATGGAATGGACAAATACCCCTTTCGTATCTCCCATTCTTTTTCACGGAACAATTTTGGAGATAATCCTATGTGTTTTTTAAAAAATCGACTGAAATAATACTCATCCTTAAAACCCAAACTATCAGCTACCTGTTTAACTGGTTTATCAGTATGTAACAATTCCCATTTTGCCTTTAGTAATAACTTTTCACTGATTAATGCTGATATCCCTTTACGAAAATGTTTTCGACATGTATTACTTAACGACTTTATAGAAACATTTAACTGATTTGCATAAAATGCAGCCTTATGCTCTATAGTGCAATTCTCATTGATCAATCCAATCAATTTTTCTAAACTACCAGGAGTAGCCTTTGAGGTGCCTGTTAATGGGGATTGTGTGGTTTTAAGCCGGGTTAATTTGACCAGGAAAATTTTGAGGTAGGAGAAAACCAGTTCATTGGTTGCGATTCCTGTTATCTCTTTTTCTTGTTCAATACTTCGTAATACTGTTAACAGTTCGTGGCTTTCCGATTCTTGAATTGATATCGGACCAATATCAAACACTGAATTAAATAAAAGCCCATTGCAGCCTACTTCATGTTGATAGGTTTCAATACAGAAAAAATTAGGATGAAACTGAAGTAATAAACCTTCGGTTTTTACTTGTGGATGTAATACAAAGGGTTGGTAGTTATTAAAGCAATAAACTGTATCTGCACTATAATCAGTTTTTATGAAATCAGTCTCAATCATACCATCTCCTTTCCGTATCCATAATACACTAAAGTAGTTGGTATGATTTTGCCAGATTCCGTCTTTAAGAAGCGTCTCCAATAATACCGGAGATATATCCTTACGAGCCTTATGAAATTGCAAGCCTGTTTTTTCTGTCAACATGAATTAACTTTAACCGTTTCCTCTTGAATTTTGAGTTTATAAATTTAACGCGACTTATCGATATTTAATATCAGTTTAACCCATTATGCGATTTGATTTCACCTATGTGAATTTAAAGCATAAATTATCATATAAGCCAAAACCGCCTCGTACAGTTCGGAAAAGATGATTTAATACCCCTCACTAATTGTCAAAGAACTGTACGCAGTCTCGGCTCAGCCGAGAGCATTTTTGCTTACTTTTTTTGCTGAAGAAAAAAAGTGAGTCCCGCTGAAAGCGGCGGGAGAAAATAATTCATCCAAACTGTATTTATTGCACTATTAGGCTTATTCTAAATCACACAACGCATATCAGTTTATAAAACATAAGGGGTGGATATTCATCATATCCACCCCTTATAAGTATCCCTGCTCAAGCAATTTATAACTTGATCATAATTATAATAGTAAAATTTAAAGCATAAACGAAGATTAAGTAAGTGGATATTCATCCACAATTAATTTGTCTATTTTTTGAAGGTATAATAAATACCAATGTTAAATACCGGACCTAATGAATTTACATTAAGACCTAAATCAGAAACTTCATTTTCGAAATCACCAATTGAAGTTTTAGTTGACTTATAGCCAAAGAAACCATATTGACCTACAGCTGTAAAACGGCTACTCAATGCATATGCAGCTCCTAACGATAAGTTAGCGCCATAACCACTTAAGTCGTATTTTACATCATTAGCCTTAGTTGAACCTGTAGTGAAATTACCTACAACTCCTACAAAAGTTGAGAAGTTTTCGCTCACTTTGAAGAAACGACGTAAGTAAACAACAGGTGAGAATTTAGTTACAGTTGAATCAAAGCTGCCGAATTCCATTTTATTACCGCTAAGATTAACTGCAACACCTAATTGCAAATTATCTTTTAAGAATGTACCTACTTCAGGAGCAAAAGTCCATTCGTTATTTTTGAACTCAGTACGACCAGTTACTTTTTCGGTTTTTGAGTTATAACCTCCTTGTCCTCCAATATACCAGCTACCTTTTTGCGCAAAAGCAGAACCTGAAAGAAGAAGCATAAAAACAAGAGCGAAAAAGCTAAATTTTGATTTTGTCATGTGTTGATTTGTTTGGTTTGTTTGATCAAAACAGTTATAAAGCCAGGGAATACTTTGCTGAAAACATCGATTTAATAATATTGTTATTTTCAACAGGGGCGCAAAGATCATTTTTAAACTTCTTTAAACAAACTATTGACAACTTTTAATTAAAAAAATTACTCAACAGTTACATTTATAACATTTTTGTCTTATTAGGTTAGAATGATGAACCACCCGATCAACTTCATACTCTTGGCAGTTTTTCCTATCTTTGCGGCTCGAAATAAACCTTAGTTTTCAATTACTTAAATCATAATAAGTTATGCTTAAAGGATTTTTCACAATTCCTAAACCTTACAATGAACCAGTTTTAAGTTATGCCCCCGGTACTCCGGAACGTAAAGCATTAAAAGCCGCTCTGGCAGAAGCTCGTTCAAAACAATTAGACATACCAATGTATATTGGTGGCGAAAAGGTATTCACAGAAAAGAAGTCATCGCTTCGCCCACCTCATGATCATCAACATATATTAGGTCATTTCTCTCAGGGAACCAAAGACCATGTTAAACAAGCAATTGATGCTGCTTTAAAAGCGAAAGCTCAATGGGAAAACCTGGCTTGGGAACACCGTGCTTCTATCTTCTTAAAAGCGGCAGATTTATTGGCAGGTCCATACCGTGCCAAAATCAATGCAGCCACCATGCTTGGACAGTCGAAAAGTGCTTATCAGGCAGAAATTGATTCAGCATGTGAGTTAATTGACTTTTTACGTTTCAATGTGAGCTACATGACTGAAATTTACAGTCAGCAGGTTGATTCAGCAAAAGGTATTTGGAACCGTATCGAACAACGTCCTTTAGAAGGTTTCGTTTTTGCATTAACTCCATTTAACTTCACAGCTATTGCAGGTAACTTACCTACCTCTGTTGCTATGATGGGTAACGTGGTAGTTTGGAAACCAGCCAATACTCAAATTTATGCAGCTAACGTAATTATGGAAGTGCTTCGTGAAGCAGGCTTACCTGATGGCGTTATCAACCTGGTATATGTAAGCGGACCTGACGCTGGAGATGTTATCTTCAAACATCCTGATTTCGCTGGTATTCACTTTACCGGTTCAACTGAGGTTTTCCAAAACATTTGGAAAGAAATTGGTAACAATATCCACTTATTCAAAACCTATCCACGTATTGTGGGTGAAACAGGTGGTAAAGACTTTGTAGTTGTTCACCCTTCGGCCGATGTTAAAGCATCTGCAGTTGCTTTAGTTCGTGGTGCCTTTGAATACCAGGGACAAAAATGTTCAGCAGCCTCACGTGCCTATGTTGCAAAATCAATATGGCCGGACATTAAAAAATTAATGCAAGAAGACATTGCTTCATTCAAAATCGGTGGTACTGAAGATTTCGAAAACTTCTTTAACGCGGTTATTGATGAAAAATCGTTTGATAAATTGGCAAAATATATTGACAACGCTAAAAACGACTCTTCTGTAGAAATCATTGCCGGAGGTGCTTATGATAAGTCAAAAGGTTACTTCATTAATCCTACTGTTATTGAAACAAAAGACCCTAAGTATGTAACTATGTGCGAGGAGCTTTTCGGCCCTGTATTAACAGTTTATGTTTATGAAGATGCCAAATTTGAAGAAACATTAGATATCGTTGACCAAACTTCAATTTATGCATTAACAGGTGCAGTACTTTCTCAAGATCGCTATGCAATTGAGTTAGCATCAAGAAAACTGCGCAATGCTGCTGGTAACTTCTATATCAATGACAAACCAACAGGAGCTGTTGTTGGACAACAACCATTTGGTGGTGCAAGAGGTTCTGGAACTAATGATAAAGCAGGTTCAATGATCAACTTATTACGTTGGGTTTCTCCACGTACTATTAAGGAAACGTTTAACCCTCCGCACGATTATCGTTATCCATTCATGGACAAAGAATAATCTTATTCGGCATAATGAGAAAAGCCGTCCCGGTTGAACCGGGACGGCTTTTCTCATTAAAAGTAGCTGATTTAACTTGTTAAGTTATTGTAAACCTCCAATTTTCATTATACCCTATATATCTCTCTTGTAGCCATTTAATTGCCCCAAAATTTCATATCTCATTCACAATATCTTAACATTGATTTAACCTTGAGCTCTCATTTAAGTAATATGTTTGCAGCGTTAATTTAACTGTAATTAAACACACGGTTAACAAAGAAAAAACATAACAGTTAAAGGATTATTAATAATCATTTAATAAATTATCAGAACCGAACGATATTATAATGAGACGCAAAGTAGTGCTTAAGACAACCTTATTAATTCTTTCACTGTGCCTTACATCTGTAATTGCCAATGCCCAGGTAACTATTTATAAAGATTCGGTCAGAACTTTATTTTTAACAGGCTATATACAAGCACAGTACGAGAAAGCTGATTCTGCAGGCATTCCATCATTTGATGGAGGAGACTTCCCTCCTAATGTAGACTCACGATTTATGATTCGTAGAAGTCGTTTAGCTATAGGGTATGCTGAGAAATTCATTTCCGGAAACTTAGAGATTGATTATATCCAGAATAACATAAGAATGACTAATGCTTATGTGCAATTCACAGAGCAAAAATTTAAGACTTTTTCTGCTGGCTTAGGACTTGCAACTGTTCCATTTGGATTGGAGACACCATATTCAACTTTTAACCTTGAATCTTCGGAACGAAGCCGCTTAATTCAAACACTATTTCCGGATGAAAAAGATTGTGGAGCACAGTTAACTATTGCTCCACCAAAAGATTCGAAATGGAACTTTATATCCGCAGGATTCGCTATTTTAAATGGAGCTGGACGAAACTTTAATGACTATGACAGTAAGAAAAACTTCTCAGGAATGATTCAGTTTAATGCGGCCAGAAAATTAAATCTTAAACGCATTCCTATATTAGGTGCGGGTATTTCTTACTACAATGGAAAATCTCGCTCAAATACAACCACCATGCTATACAATGGATATAATAATGGCATAAAAGGCTTTGTATTAAATACGGATGCAAAGAATGAAGGCGGATATGCCAACCGTATCTATAAAGGTGTAAATGCACAGGTTGGAGTATCCTCTAAAATTGGACTTTCAAGATTAAACTTTGAATACATTATGGGTGAACAGCCTGGAGTAGCATCTTCGGCCACCATCAACGGACCGCAATCTTCAAGGAGCTTTGGAGCTCAACCTTTAAC from Solitalea canadensis DSM 3403 encodes:
- a CDS encoding FKBP-type peptidyl-prolyl cis-trans isomerase, with product METIKNGKVVSISYTLTNDKNEVLDQSQPNQPLEYLHGSYNIIPGLEKELEGLTIGDAKKVTVAPADGYGELNNELVFDAQRQNFPPDAPLEVGMQFQAQGEAGPMVIRIVNIDGDKVTVDGNHPLAGETLHFDVKVEGMRDATQVEIDHGHVHGPGHSHHH
- a CDS encoding DUF417 family protein, with protein sequence MNKHAGIFVKNIDMMDKIFAYAASLQNLGSHLSRIGLIIVLLWIGGLKAFRYEAVGIVPFVANSPVMNFFYQYDAPEYKKHMNKEGEYKPENIAWHEANNTYEFSYGLGGVIVLMGILIGLYPVFPGVSAFGSFLSFGMSLVTLSFLITTPETWVPALGDSQHGFPYLSAAGRLVLKDVIMLGASIVTMSQAARKYLENRKHKSMIQGF
- a CDS encoding helix-turn-helix domain-containing protein; translation: MLTEKTGLQFHKARKDISPVLLETLLKDGIWQNHTNYFSVLWIRKGDGMIETDFIKTDYSADTVYCFNNYQPFVLHPQVKTEGLLLQFHPNFFCIETYQHEVGCNGLLFNSVFDIGPISIQESESHELLTVLRSIEQEKEITGIATNELVFSYLKIFLVKLTRLKTTQSPLTGTSKATPGSLEKLIGLINENCTIEHKAAFYANQLNVSIKSLSNTCRKHFRKGISALISEKLLLKAKWELLHTDKPVKQVADSLGFKDEYYFSRFFKKHIGLSPKLFREKEWEIRKGYLSIP
- the pruA gene encoding L-glutamate gamma-semialdehyde dehydrogenase — its product is MLKGFFTIPKPYNEPVLSYAPGTPERKALKAALAEARSKQLDIPMYIGGEKVFTEKKSSLRPPHDHQHILGHFSQGTKDHVKQAIDAALKAKAQWENLAWEHRASIFLKAADLLAGPYRAKINAATMLGQSKSAYQAEIDSACELIDFLRFNVSYMTEIYSQQVDSAKGIWNRIEQRPLEGFVFALTPFNFTAIAGNLPTSVAMMGNVVVWKPANTQIYAANVIMEVLREAGLPDGVINLVYVSGPDAGDVIFKHPDFAGIHFTGSTEVFQNIWKEIGNNIHLFKTYPRIVGETGGKDFVVVHPSADVKASAVALVRGAFEYQGQKCSAASRAYVAKSIWPDIKKLMQEDIASFKIGGTEDFENFFNAVIDEKSFDKLAKYIDNAKNDSSVEIIAGGAYDKSKGYFINPTVIETKDPKYVTMCEELFGPVLTVYVYEDAKFEETLDIVDQTSIYALTGAVLSQDRYAIELASRKLRNAAGNFYINDKPTGAVVGQQPFGGARGSGTNDKAGSMINLLRWVSPRTIKETFNPPHDYRYPFMDKE
- a CDS encoding outer membrane beta-barrel protein produces the protein MTKSKFSFFALVFMLLLSGSAFAQKGSWYIGGQGGYNSKTEKVTGRTEFKNNEWTFAPEVGTFLKDNLQLGVAVNLSGNKMEFGSFDSTVTKFSPVVYLRRFFKVSENFSTFVGVVGNFTTGSTKANDVKYDLSGYGANLSLGAAYALSSRFTAVGQYGFFGYKSTKTSIGDFENEVSDLGLNVNSLGPVFNIGIYYTFKK